One Endozoicomonas gorgoniicola DNA window includes the following coding sequences:
- a CDS encoding DUF3426 domain-containing protein, with protein sequence MTPSRVNTTRCPKCQTTFRVTQAQLRAAGGSVRCGSCLHVFNAGIDSPETTLSHSEQQQAGTAPSEPLSPEQKLSEKTMTASTLVSSAKNSQSGNSQPLNSLLNGLDKEQVDIRQEKRPRRPKASRKRMFEYITAFFACLALVVQYLWFNKNELSLDPPLRPWYQWLCKTVNCTLPPVVDIDEIQSSQLLVRIHPDISEMMIVDAVIINKANHPQPWPKLSLTFSNLHDQPVASRTFSPKEYLGGELAGTREMPANQAIRLSLELLDPGPDAVNYRLTFKRKTL encoded by the coding sequence ATGACGCCCTCAAGGGTTAACACAACCCGCTGCCCCAAATGCCAGACAACGTTTCGTGTCACACAGGCCCAGCTTCGCGCCGCCGGTGGCTCTGTTCGCTGCGGCTCCTGTCTTCATGTCTTTAACGCAGGCATCGACTCACCAGAAACAACCCTAAGCCATTCAGAACAACAGCAGGCAGGCACTGCCCCTTCAGAACCCCTGTCTCCAGAGCAGAAACTGTCTGAAAAAACGATGACGGCATCCACTCTTGTTTCGTCCGCCAAAAACAGTCAAAGCGGTAACAGCCAGCCCTTAAACTCATTACTCAACGGTCTGGATAAAGAGCAGGTAGACATTCGTCAGGAGAAACGACCACGCCGGCCAAAAGCCAGCAGAAAACGAATGTTTGAATACATCACCGCCTTCTTTGCCTGCCTGGCTCTCGTTGTTCAGTACCTATGGTTCAACAAAAATGAACTGTCACTGGACCCGCCACTTCGCCCTTGGTACCAATGGCTGTGCAAAACAGTGAACTGCACTCTGCCACCCGTTGTCGATATCGACGAAATCCAGAGTTCCCAACTGCTGGTTCGCATTCATCCTGATATCAGCGAAATGATGATCGTTGACGCCGTTATCATCAATAAAGCCAACCACCCCCAACCCTGGCCAAAACTGTCACTGACATTTTCCAATCTCCACGACCAGCCCGTTGCCAGCCGGACCTTTAGCCCAAAAGAGTATCTTGGCGGAGAACTGGCAGGTACCAGAGAAATGCCTGCCAATCA
- the prmA gene encoding 50S ribosomal protein L11 methyltransferase — MPWIQIRLDTNSDHAAELEDLLLEAGASAVTLQDGKDQPLFEPEPGSTPLWHHTVVIGLFDAHTDMDEVINILKNQYLREPFPNHKIEIVEDKDWEREWMTHFVPMQFGTRLWVCPSWKEVPEPDAVNLMLDPGLAFGTGTHPTTALCLEWLEKQGDLCEKSIVDYGCGSGILAIAALLLGARRVTGVDLDPQALTATIDNAERNRIAPEKLQVFLPEKAPQEKVDIVLANILAGPLVQLAHTLAEYLEPGGKIALSGILSEQTDSIVATYSEWFDLEPVVHNDDWILVTGTRR; from the coding sequence ATGCCCTGGATACAAATCAGACTTGATACCAATTCCGATCACGCCGCAGAACTGGAAGATCTGCTGCTTGAAGCCGGAGCCAGCGCCGTTACCCTGCAGGACGGAAAAGACCAGCCCCTGTTTGAGCCAGAGCCAGGCAGCACCCCACTCTGGCACCATACTGTCGTCATTGGCCTGTTTGACGCTCACACCGATATGGATGAAGTGATCAACATTCTCAAAAACCAGTACCTGCGCGAACCATTCCCAAACCACAAAATTGAAATTGTGGAAGACAAGGACTGGGAGCGTGAATGGATGACTCATTTTGTCCCCATGCAGTTTGGTACCCGTCTCTGGGTTTGCCCCAGCTGGAAAGAAGTACCAGAACCCGACGCTGTCAATCTGATGCTGGACCCTGGCCTGGCCTTTGGAACCGGTACTCACCCAACAACAGCGCTGTGCCTTGAATGGCTGGAAAAGCAGGGTGACCTGTGTGAGAAAAGCATTGTCGACTATGGTTGCGGCTCCGGTATTCTCGCCATTGCCGCCCTGTTGCTGGGAGCCAGACGTGTCACCGGTGTTGACCTGGATCCTCAGGCTCTGACTGCCACCATCGACAATGCCGAACGGAACAGGATTGCCCCGGAAAAACTGCAGGTATTCCTGCCGGAAAAAGCACCACAGGAAAAAGTAGATATAGTCCTCGCTAACATTCTTGCCGGCCCCCTTGTACAACTGGCCCACACCCTGGCTGAGTATCTGGAGCCTGGTGGCAAAATCGCCCTGTCAGGTATTTTGTCTGAACAAACCGATAGTATCGTTGCCACTTACTCCGAATGGTTTGACCTGGAGCCTGTCGTTCACAATGATGACTGGATTCTGGTCACAGGCACCCGCCGCTAA
- the accC gene encoding acetyl-CoA carboxylase biotin carboxylase subunit, with translation MLDKIVIANRGEIALRVLRACKELGVKTVAVHSKADEDLMHVHLADESVCIGPNSPVESYLNIPAIISAAEVTDATAIHPGYGFLSENADFAEQVDRSGFTFIGPSADVIRLMGDKVSAIAAMKEAGVPTVPGSDGPLTSDTERTLAIARRIGYPVIIKASGGGGGRGMRVVNEESELLNGISLTKSEAKAAFNNDTVYLEKFLQNPRHVEFQVLADGQGGAIHLGDRDCSLQRRHQKVIEEAPAPYIDEDARATVAAACTRACIEIGYRGAGTFEFLYEDGHFYFIEMNTRVQVEHPVTELISGVDIVKEQLRIASGHPLSVTQDDIVLQGHAFECRINAEDPITFMPSPGKVTQFHAPGGNGVRVDSHLYNGYTVPPYYDSLIAKLITFGPDRETALKRMQNALDEAVIEGIRTNIPLHQALVRDNNFQKGGVNIHYLEKKLADD, from the coding sequence ATGCTGGATAAAATCGTTATTGCCAACCGGGGTGAAATCGCCCTGAGGGTACTGCGAGCCTGTAAAGAGCTGGGTGTTAAAACCGTTGCAGTCCACTCCAAAGCCGATGAAGACCTGATGCATGTCCACCTGGCTGACGAGTCAGTGTGCATTGGCCCAAACAGCCCGGTCGAAAGCTACCTGAATATTCCGGCGATCATCAGCGCTGCCGAAGTGACGGATGCCACCGCTATTCACCCCGGTTACGGCTTCCTGTCTGAAAACGCTGATTTTGCCGAACAGGTGGATCGCAGCGGTTTCACATTTATCGGTCCATCCGCTGATGTTATTCGCCTGATGGGGGACAAGGTTTCCGCTATCGCCGCCATGAAGGAAGCGGGCGTACCCACCGTTCCCGGTTCCGATGGTCCTCTGACCAGCGACACCGAGCGCACCCTTGCTATCGCCCGTCGCATTGGTTATCCCGTTATTATCAAAGCATCCGGTGGCGGTGGTGGTCGCGGCATGCGTGTGGTTAATGAAGAATCCGAACTACTGAACGGCATCAGCCTCACCAAATCCGAAGCCAAGGCGGCTTTCAATAACGATACGGTTTATCTGGAAAAATTCCTGCAGAACCCTCGTCACGTTGAGTTTCAGGTGTTAGCTGACGGTCAGGGTGGCGCAATCCACCTGGGCGACCGTGACTGCTCCCTGCAGCGTCGCCACCAGAAGGTGATCGAAGAAGCGCCCGCTCCCTACATCGACGAAGATGCCCGGGCAACGGTTGCAGCCGCCTGCACCCGCGCCTGTATTGAGATCGGCTACAGAGGCGCAGGCACGTTTGAGTTTCTGTATGAAGACGGCCACTTTTATTTTATTGAAATGAATACCCGTGTTCAGGTTGAGCATCCCGTCACCGAGTTGATCTCTGGTGTCGATATTGTCAAAGAACAGCTCCGCATCGCCAGTGGACATCCCCTGAGCGTTACCCAGGACGACATTGTGCTGCAAGGCCATGCCTTTGAATGCCGGATTAATGCAGAAGACCCGATCACCTTCATGCCCTCTCCCGGCAAAGTAACCCAGTTCCATGCGCCTGGCGGCAATGGTGTTCGCGTGGACTCTCACCTGTATAACGGCTATACCGTACCACCTTACTACGATTCGCTGATTGCCAAACTGATCACCTTTGGACCGGATCGCGAGACCGCCCTGAAAAGGATGCAGAATGCACTCGACGAAGCCGTGATTGAAGGCATTCGAACTAACATTCCGCTGCATCAGGCGCTGGTACGCGACAACAACTTCCAGAAAGGTGGTGTCAATATTCACTATCTGGAAAAGAAACTGGCAGACGACTGA
- the accB gene encoding acetyl-CoA carboxylase biotin carboxyl carrier protein, giving the protein MDIRKVKKLIELLEESGIDELEINEGEESVRISRYSQNAPAASYFAQPAPVATVAPAPATAAAPATETVAPAAPQPNGHQITSPMVGTFYTAPSPSSPAFVEVGQHIKEGDVLCIVEAMKMMNQIKADKSGTIEAILVENGQAVEYDQPLFTIS; this is encoded by the coding sequence ATGGACATCAGAAAAGTAAAAAAGCTCATTGAGCTGCTGGAAGAATCCGGGATTGATGAGCTGGAAATTAATGAAGGGGAAGAGTCCGTCCGCATCAGCCGCTACTCCCAGAACGCTCCGGCTGCCAGCTATTTTGCCCAGCCGGCTCCGGTAGCTACAGTAGCACCTGCACCCGCCACAGCGGCAGCACCAGCGACCGAAACCGTTGCCCCGGCAGCGCCTCAGCCAAACGGTCACCAGATTACATCGCCCATGGTAGGCACTTTCTACACAGCACCTTCCCCCAGCTCACCAGCGTTTGTGGAGGTAGGTCAGCACATCAAGGAAGGTGATGTTCTGTGCATCGTCGAAGCCATGAAGATGATGAACCAGATCAAAGCCGACAAGTCCGGTACTATTGAAGCCATTCTGGTTGAAAACGGCCAGGCCGTTGAATACGACCAGCCATTATTCACGATTTCCTGA
- the aroQ gene encoding type II 3-dehydroquinate dehydratase yields MASILVLNGPNLNLLGKREPGVYGATTLQQINQNLVTLADSQGHQLETFQSNAEHELIERIHQAGEKGVDFIIINPAAYTHTSVAIRDAILGVSIPFVEVHLSNIHRREPFRHHSYFSDIAEGVIAGLGPKGYELALSYALDHVTRQ; encoded by the coding sequence ATGGCAAGCATACTTGTACTCAACGGCCCAAACCTTAACCTGCTCGGGAAGCGTGAGCCGGGGGTTTATGGCGCAACGACTTTGCAACAAATTAACCAGAACCTGGTCACACTGGCAGACAGCCAGGGGCATCAGCTGGAAACCTTTCAGAGTAACGCCGAGCACGAGCTGATTGAGCGTATTCATCAGGCCGGTGAAAAGGGTGTTGATTTTATCATCATCAATCCGGCTGCCTATACCCATACAAGTGTTGCTATCCGAGATGCCATTCTGGGTGTATCCATCCCCTTTGTTGAAGTGCATCTCTCCAACATCCACCGCCGTGAACCTTTCCGTCATCATTCCTATTTCAGCGATATCGCCGAGGGCGTTATTGCCGGACTGGGGCCCAAAGGTTATGAGCTGGCTCTGAGCTACGCTCTTGATCACGTAACCCGACAGTAA
- the dsbD gene encoding protein-disulfide reductase DsbD: MSGKSSTALIKSSAVTGMFLFLSLFLFSQLLRAEGLQGLISSSPSGQQTFIPVEEAFQLSGEIRDSQALIHFAVTPGHYLYKKRFSFTARHSETTLGEPVYPSGKEKFDENFGELLEVFDQNITIQLPVSSSQDIPEIDVRFQGCAEAGLCYPPHTKTLALAASDDSFVPVSTILSSDSTSAAASDSYSSSYESTISEKSLVASLLLFLLAGIGLTFTPCVLPMVPILSSILVGNSTASRPKIISLTLAYILSMSLTFAIAGTLMGLFGASLNLQAKLQSPWLIGPFAALFVLLALSMFGLYELQLPEKLRNKLGNSGQSQGKLSGAMIMGVLSALVVSPCVSAPLAGALIYIGTTGDALLGGLSLFALGLGMGLPLLLIGIGGRHLLPKAGQWMDSVKTFFGFLLLAVAIWMLERVIPGPTTLLLWGSLLIGAGTRLGAISTQPKKGRAIASQALGIILLVYGGSLIVGAAKGNTDPLQPLAAPVLTDLASTISPETRSANNRLIFTKTHSVTELDNLLQQAALAKQPVMVDVYADWCLSCKVIERTVFPDPDVRPLLEQLQLLKLDITDNTRHHQAWLNDYQLFGPPALLFFDPSGQEMSQIRTLGEIQAPTLASKLKTLLSGQ, translated from the coding sequence ATGTCCGGTAAATCATCCACAGCCTTAATAAAAAGCAGTGCTGTTACAGGAATGTTTCTGTTCCTGAGCCTGTTTCTATTTAGCCAACTGTTACGTGCTGAAGGGTTACAGGGGTTAATCAGTTCGTCACCATCAGGGCAGCAAACCTTCATCCCTGTTGAAGAAGCTTTTCAGCTGTCCGGCGAAATCCGCGACAGTCAGGCACTGATTCATTTTGCAGTCACTCCCGGTCATTACCTTTATAAAAAACGGTTCAGCTTTACTGCCCGGCATTCTGAAACAACACTGGGCGAACCCGTTTATCCATCAGGTAAAGAGAAGTTTGACGAAAACTTCGGAGAGCTGCTGGAAGTCTTTGACCAGAATATAACCATACAGTTGCCTGTCAGCAGCTCTCAGGACATACCGGAAATTGATGTTCGCTTTCAGGGCTGTGCCGAAGCGGGTCTCTGCTATCCCCCCCATACAAAAACTCTGGCACTGGCCGCCTCTGATGATTCATTTGTTCCCGTCAGCACCATCCTCTCGTCGGATTCAACATCTGCTGCCGCTTCTGACAGCTATTCAAGTAGCTATGAATCCACCATTTCAGAAAAAAGCCTTGTCGCTTCACTACTGCTATTCCTGCTGGCAGGCATTGGCTTGACATTCACCCCCTGCGTACTGCCAATGGTGCCTATTCTATCCAGTATTCTGGTGGGTAACTCAACGGCTTCGCGTCCAAAAATCATCAGTCTGACACTGGCTTACATCCTTAGTATGTCACTGACGTTTGCCATAGCTGGCACCCTGATGGGGCTCTTTGGCGCCAGCCTCAATCTTCAGGCAAAACTGCAGTCTCCCTGGCTGATTGGCCCCTTCGCAGCGCTGTTCGTCCTGCTCGCCCTGAGCATGTTTGGGCTTTATGAATTACAACTGCCTGAAAAACTACGCAATAAACTGGGTAACTCTGGCCAGTCGCAGGGCAAACTGTCCGGAGCCATGATAATGGGGGTTCTGTCAGCCCTCGTTGTATCACCCTGTGTCTCCGCGCCCCTGGCCGGAGCCCTGATCTACATAGGAACAACAGGGGATGCCCTGCTGGGAGGGCTATCCCTGTTTGCCCTTGGACTGGGCATGGGACTGCCGCTGCTGTTAATCGGTATCGGTGGACGCCACCTGCTGCCAAAGGCCGGACAATGGATGGATTCCGTCAAAACATTCTTCGGTTTTCTGCTTCTTGCGGTTGCGATCTGGATGCTGGAGCGGGTTATCCCAGGCCCCACCACTCTTTTACTGTGGGGAAGTCTGCTTATTGGGGCCGGGACCAGACTCGGAGCCATAAGCACTCAACCGAAAAAAGGTCGGGCAATAGCCAGCCAGGCCCTGGGAATCATTCTTCTGGTTTATGGCGGCAGCCTCATAGTGGGAGCAGCCAAAGGCAACACAGACCCTTTACAACCACTGGCTGCACCCGTTTTAACAGACCTCGCTTCTACAATCAGTCCTGAGACCCGTTCTGCGAACAACCGTTTAATCTTTACCAAAACCCATTCAGTTACAGAACTTGACAATCTATTACAGCAGGCAGCTCTTGCGAAACAACCCGTTATGGTTGATGTGTACGCCGACTGGTGCCTGTCCTGCAAAGTGATAGAGCGTACCGTTTTTCCTGACCCGGATGTCCGGCCTCTGCTTGAACAACTGCAACTGCTCAAGCTGGATATCACTGATAACACCCGGCACCATCAGGCCTGGTTGAACGACTACCAGCTGTTTGGCCCTCCTGCACTGCTGTTCTTTGACCCTTCAGGACAGGAAATGAGTCAAATCAGGACACTTGGGGAAATACAGGCTCCTACTCTGGCCAGCAAGCTGAAAACCCTGTTATCCGGTCAGTAA
- the ppa gene encoding inorganic diphosphatase, translating into MSYTNIPAGKSLPEDIYVAIEIPANASPIKYEIDKDIDALMIDRFMATPMFYPANYGYIPQTLADDGDPLDVLVITPYPVVPGSVIRCRAVGMLNMSDESGQDEKLIAVPHDKLTPLYQGVQEYTDLPPLLLQQIEHFFENYKDLEPGKWVKIDGWKGRDAAFEVIKHSAANYKG; encoded by the coding sequence ATGAGTTACACAAACATTCCAGCAGGCAAAAGCCTTCCAGAAGATATCTACGTTGCCATTGAAATTCCGGCCAACGCCTCACCCATCAAGTACGAGATTGACAAAGATATTGATGCCCTCATGATAGACCGCTTTATGGCTACCCCGATGTTTTATCCGGCCAACTATGGCTATATTCCACAAACCCTGGCTGACGATGGCGATCCGCTGGATGTTCTGGTCATAACACCTTATCCGGTTGTTCCGGGTTCTGTGATTCGCTGTCGCGCGGTAGGCATGCTGAATATGTCGGATGAAAGCGGCCAGGACGAAAAATTGATTGCCGTCCCACACGACAAACTAACTCCACTTTATCAGGGCGTTCAGGAATACACCGATCTGCCTCCCCTGCTGTTACAGCAAATCGAGCACTTCTTCGAAAATTACAAAGACCTCGAACCCGGCAAGTGGGTTAAAATTGATGGCTGGAAAGGCCGGGACGCAGCCTTTGAGGTCATCAAACACTCTGCTGCCAATTACAAAGGCTGA
- a CDS encoding ABC transporter permease, protein MNSSTKARGYSSLLSLLATAAIILLWQTGCDTGIINTNFLPSPLVIGTTLLEETLHGELLQHIQVSIIRLLTSASFGIICGLLAGLAIHLSTMTRSVLSPWISSLFAVPKIALLPLLVMWLGTGESSRFAMIALGVALPTAIYTWNSLDHVEYKWIELGKALQLPRYQTIRHILLPAALPNILTGIRLSTTIGIILLTAAEMLGSSSGVGFYLMNAGHLALVEQMMSGIVVLILFANGLNLLLTLVSRYLLQWME, encoded by the coding sequence ATGAACTCTTCAACAAAAGCACGAGGTTATTCATCACTACTGAGCCTGTTAGCGACAGCAGCCATTATTCTCCTTTGGCAGACTGGCTGCGACACCGGCATAATTAACACCAACTTCCTACCTTCCCCCCTTGTCATTGGAACAACATTGCTTGAAGAAACGCTGCATGGTGAGCTTCTTCAACATATACAGGTATCTATCATTCGCCTTCTGACCAGTGCATCCTTCGGTATTATCTGTGGACTGCTGGCTGGTCTGGCGATACATCTCTCTACAATGACCCGCTCAGTACTCTCACCCTGGATTTCCAGCCTGTTTGCAGTGCCTAAAATTGCCCTGCTGCCTCTATTGGTTATGTGGCTGGGAACTGGCGAGAGCAGCCGCTTTGCCATGATCGCACTGGGGGTTGCACTGCCCACAGCCATCTACACCTGGAACTCACTGGATCATGTTGAATACAAATGGATAGAGCTGGGTAAAGCATTGCAACTGCCTCGTTACCAGACGATTCGTCATATACTGTTGCCAGCCGCTTTACCTAATATTCTGACGGGCATTCGCCTGTCCACCACCATTGGCATCATTCTGTTAACGGCTGCTGAAATGCTGGGATCATCATCCGGAGTAGGCTTTTACCTTATGAATGCAGGGCATCTGGCTCTGGTCGAACAAATGATGTCGGGGATCGTTGTACTGATACTGTTTGCCAATGGTCTCAACCTGTTACTGACTCTGGTCAGCCGTTATCTGCTCCAATGGATGGAATAA
- a CDS encoding ABC transporter ATP-binding protein gives MENCIEASDLGFAYSTQLILANVNFALKKSESLAILGQSGCGKSTLLRLIHQLLTPDDGSIHINGQSSILFQDDRLLPWKTCMDNVRLALARRSLTGSAQTEQITCLFKKLQIPEVSNQYPHTLSGGMRQRVALARALINQPDLLLLDEPFAAVDHFTRQALIVELHQLRQTNPVSMVLVTHNIDEALFLSDRILILGNTPTSVQYSVEIPGLPTDWQNFYQSKKVASIKVDILSILDTLQQ, from the coding sequence ATGGAAAACTGCATTGAAGCCTCTGATCTTGGGTTTGCTTACTCAACCCAACTGATTCTTGCCAATGTAAACTTTGCACTGAAAAAGTCTGAGTCCCTGGCCATTCTGGGCCAGTCAGGCTGTGGAAAGTCAACATTACTGCGCCTGATTCATCAGCTTTTGACACCTGATGACGGCAGTATCCATATCAATGGTCAATCATCCATCCTCTTTCAGGACGACCGCCTGCTGCCCTGGAAAACCTGTATGGACAATGTCCGGCTTGCCCTTGCCCGGCGGTCATTAACCGGTTCTGCCCAAACAGAACAAATCACCTGCCTGTTTAAAAAGCTTCAAATCCCCGAAGTCAGCAATCAATATCCACACACCTTATCAGGAGGTATGCGACAACGTGTTGCCCTGGCACGGGCTCTGATAAACCAGCCGGACTTGCTGCTTCTTGATGAACCCTTCGCAGCGGTTGATCATTTCACCCGGCAGGCACTCATTGTTGAGCTGCACCAGCTGCGCCAAACCAACCCTGTCTCAATGGTTCTGGTTACCCATAACATTGACGAAGCCCTGTTTCTGAGTGATCGAATTCTCATTCTGGGCAACACTCCAACATCCGTTCAGTATTCGGTGGAAATACCAGGGCTGCCAACAGACTGGCAAAATTTCTACCAATCAAAAAAGGTCGCCAGCATTAAAGTCGATATTCTCAGCATTCTGGACACCTTGCAGCAATGA
- a CDS encoding ABC transporter substrate-binding protein, which yields MNMFHVLWLGLLASFQLLAAPVTHRDSLNVSLLPFFSSAAVFIAKERGYFSEQNLDVNFIHAGAAQNVALAVASGEADIGVTALTAGFYNLAGKGELKIIAGQYQEKKGWPGATYLACNSAFEKGLTSPKMTIDHRMGITQTGSTFHRWYGAMAQSQGKTLENSRLIRLQTVPAMISALVSCQVDSIIMMSHVAFKLSSENKAHIIGRVSDYNPGQMGVVFTSPGALKKQPDKISRFLSAYKKASQDYFDTLITGNDDHAKQALLTQINQYLTPRLPEKLLPKAVVYIDRNAQPDIPSMQENLNWYQQQGLVKKNYNLNDMLALSLLNNPDETPVSNGKLH from the coding sequence ATGAATATGTTTCACGTCCTGTGGTTGGGCCTGCTGGCCTCATTCCAGTTACTGGCTGCACCTGTAACACATCGAGACTCCCTGAATGTCTCATTACTGCCGTTTTTTTCCTCTGCCGCTGTTTTCATTGCAAAAGAAAGAGGCTACTTCTCGGAACAAAATCTCGATGTTAACTTTATACACGCTGGAGCCGCACAGAACGTAGCCCTTGCCGTCGCATCCGGAGAAGCCGATATTGGCGTAACCGCACTCACTGCCGGTTTTTATAACCTCGCAGGCAAGGGTGAGCTGAAAATTATCGCTGGTCAGTATCAGGAAAAAAAAGGTTGGCCCGGAGCCACTTATCTGGCTTGCAATTCAGCCTTTGAAAAAGGCTTAACCTCTCCGAAAATGACCATTGACCATAGAATGGGCATCACCCAGACCGGTTCAACCTTTCATCGCTGGTATGGCGCAATGGCACAAAGTCAGGGAAAAACACTGGAAAACAGTCGCCTGATACGGCTGCAAACTGTTCCGGCCATGATCAGCGCCCTGGTTTCCTGTCAGGTGGACAGCATCATTATGATGTCACATGTCGCCTTTAAACTATCAAGTGAAAACAAAGCGCATATAATCGGCAGAGTATCAGACTACAACCCCGGACAAATGGGCGTTGTCTTCACCTCCCCAGGCGCTCTAAAAAAACAACCCGACAAAATATCGCGTTTTTTAAGTGCTTATAAAAAAGCCAGCCAGGACTATTTTGACACCCTTATTACTGGCAATGATGATCACGCAAAACAGGCTCTGTTAACCCAGATCAACCAGTACCTGACTCCCAGACTTCCAGAAAAGCTACTTCCAAAAGCGGTTGTCTATATTGATAGAAACGCTCAACCCGACATTCCATCCATGCAGGAAAACCTGAACTGGTACCAGCAACAGGGCTTGGTGAAAAAAAACTACAATCTGAACGATATGCTGGCATTAAGTCTGCTGAACAACCCTGATGAAACCCCGGTTAGCAATGGAAAACTGCATTGA
- a CDS encoding SycD/LcrH family type III secretion system chaperone: MNNQNIDQIPGEEMEDMLMEFFGKGGTFKDLKNMSEDAMEAIYSVAYNLYQGGKYEEAQKVFQFLCFYDHFNRKYFLGLGACQQMQKQFENAIEIFTFALVLDEHDPRPMIYIGDCHLAMGDKEKARQSYESAIEWASESSEYDDEKQRAAEMLDNLSDSDDSE, from the coding sequence GTGAATAATCAAAATATCGACCAGATACCTGGTGAAGAAATGGAAGACATGCTCATGGAGTTCTTTGGCAAGGGTGGGACGTTCAAAGACCTGAAAAATATGAGTGAGGATGCAATGGAGGCTATTTACAGTGTTGCATACAATCTCTACCAGGGCGGTAAATACGAAGAAGCTCAGAAGGTATTCCAGTTTCTTTGCTTTTATGACCACTTTAATCGCAAGTACTTTTTAGGTTTAGGTGCTTGCCAGCAAATGCAAAAGCAATTTGAAAATGCGATTGAAATTTTTACCTTTGCACTGGTATTGGATGAGCATGATCCCCGACCAATGATTTACATAGGGGACTGTCATCTGGCAATGGGAGATAAGGAAAAAGCCAGACAGTCTTATGAATCGGCTATTGAGTGGGCTTCTGAGTCATCAGAGTATGATGATGAAAAACAACGTGCCGCAGAAATGCTTGATAATTTAAGCGATTCTGACGACAGCGAATAA